In Primulina eburnea isolate SZY01 chromosome 3, ASM2296580v1, whole genome shotgun sequence, one DNA window encodes the following:
- the LOC140827271 gene encoding protein JINGUBANG-like, which produces MIKNMIEDQTNSTMLEENNNNNNHSHISSSSAASNDVDDFAMRNSNFSAYDANRLSCEGSPMMMSPWNQTSPFAKSPWSNFSESSSQNIPQNGLICSLVREEGHIYSLAAKNDILYTGSDSKNIRVWKNMQEFSAFKSNSGLVKAIIICGEKIFTGHQDGKVRVWKINPKDPSLHKRCGTFPTFFDIFKASIRPKNYVEVKRKRTAIWIKHTDAISCLSMNQETGLLYSASWDRTFKVWRVQNSKCVESVKAHDDAVNSVVSSINGIVYTGSADGTVKVWKREQNGKVVRHVLTQTLLSQESAVTALAVNGTGSIVYCGSSDGLVNFWEVEKQLSHGGVLKGHKLAVLCLSSAGSLVFSGSADKTICIWRREGAVHTCLSVLTGHTGPVKCLAVEEDKESTSTGDKKWVVYSGSLDKSVKVWSVSETAPDLQQMALMQQSEGNFNWESIPSAKY; this is translated from the coding sequence ATGATCAAGAATATGATAGAAGATCAAACTAACTCAACAATGTTGGAagaaaacaacaacaacaacaaccatTCCCACATTTCATCCTCATCAGCCGCCTCTAACGATGTAGATGATTTCGCCATGCGAAATAGCAACTTCTCGGCCTATGATGCCAACCGCCTCAGCTGTGAAGGATCCCCCATGATGATGTCTCCATGGAACCAAACCTCGCCCTTTGCCAAGTCCCCTTGGTCTAACTTCTCCGAAAGCTCGTCCCAAAACATCCCTCAAAACGGTCTAATCTGTTCACTAGTTCGAGAAGAGGGCCACATCTATTCACTAGCGGCCAAGAATGACATCCTCTACACTGGCTCGGACAGCAAGAACATCCGAGTTTGGAAAAATATGCAAGAATTCTCAGCTTTCAAATCCAACAGCGGCCTTGTTAAGGCCATTATCATATGTGGTGAAAAGATTTTCACTGGTCATCAAGATGGGAAGGTTCGTGTGTGGAAGATCAATCCTAAAGATCCTAGTTTGCACAAACGCTGCGGCACCTTCCCTACATTCTTTGACATCTTCAAAGCCTCAATCAGGCCGAAAAACTATGTGGAGGTAAAGCGCAAGAGGACAGCGATTTGGATCAAGCATACAGATGCCATTTCTTGCTTAAGCATGAATCAAGAAACAGGGCTACTCTATTCTGCTTCGTGGGACAGAACTTTTAAGGTGTGGAGGGTGCAGAATTCGAAATGCGTCGAATCGGTCAAGGCACACGACGATGCTGTCAACTCTGTTGTGTCAAGCATCAATGGGATCGTCTACACTGGCTCAGCAGACGGGACCGTTAAAGTCTGGAAAAGGGAACAAAATGGTAAGGTGGTGAGGCATGTATTAACACAGACACTTCTCAGCCAAGAATCCGCAGTCACAGCACTGGCTGTCAACGGAACAGGTTCTATCGTGTACTGCGGGTCGTCAGATGGACTGGTGAATTTCTGGGAAGTGGAGAAACAGCTGTCACACGGCGGTGTGCTGAAGGGGCACAAACTGGCTGTTCTCTGCTTGTCATCGGCTGGGAGTTTGGTTTTCAGCGGGTCTGCTGATAAGACTATATGCATATGGAGGAGGGAAGGGGCCGTGCACACATGCCTGTCTGTGCTTACAGGACACACGGGGCCGGTGAAGTGCCTGGCCGTGGAGGAGGACAAGGAATCAACCAGCACCGGAGATAAGAAGTGGGTGGTTTATAGTGGGAGTCTTGATAAATCAGTGAAGGTGTGGAGCGTGTCGGAGACGGCGCCGGATTTGCAGCAGATGGCTTTGATGCAGCAGAGTGAGGGGAATTTTAACTGGGAATCAATACCATCTGCCAAGTATTGA